A window from Sulfitobacter sp. OXR-159 encodes these proteins:
- a CDS encoding trans-3-hydroxy-L-proline dehydratase, with product MRSSKTIHVISAHAEGEVGDVIVGGVTPPPGDTLWEQSRWIARDQTLRNFVLNEPRGGVFRHVNLLVPPKDPRADAAFIIMEPEDTPPMSGSNSICVSTVLLDGGILPMTEPVTELTLEAPGGLVTVRAECRNGKAERIFVQNLPSFAARLDVPLEVEGLGRLTVDTAYGGDSFVVVNAAAMGFSLEAHEAHDIARLGVRITNAANAAIRFEHPENPDWQHFSFCLFAGPVTRDATGLRAGAAVAIQPGKVDRSPTGTALCARMALLHARGEMGLEDSLTTVSLIGSTFTGRILGETRVGDHPAILPELSGRGWVTGIHQHMLDPDDPWPGGYRLSDTWGARG from the coding sequence ATGCGTAGCAGCAAGACCATTCACGTCATTTCCGCCCATGCGGAGGGCGAGGTCGGCGATGTGATCGTCGGCGGTGTCACCCCGCCCCCCGGCGACACGCTCTGGGAGCAAAGCCGTTGGATCGCGCGGGACCAGACGCTGCGCAACTTCGTGCTGAACGAGCCGCGCGGCGGGGTGTTTCGCCATGTGAACCTGCTCGTCCCGCCGAAAGACCCGCGCGCCGATGCGGCCTTTATCATCATGGAGCCGGAGGACACGCCGCCGATGTCGGGCTCCAACTCGATCTGCGTGTCGACTGTCCTGCTGGACGGGGGGATCCTGCCGATGACGGAACCGGTGACGGAGCTAACGCTCGAAGCGCCGGGCGGGCTGGTGACGGTCCGCGCGGAATGTCGCAATGGCAAGGCGGAGCGTATTTTCGTGCAGAACCTGCCGAGCTTCGCCGCCCGGTTGGATGTGCCGCTTGAGGTCGAAGGGCTGGGCAGGCTCACCGTCGATACCGCCTATGGCGGCGACAGTTTCGTGGTCGTCAACGCCGCCGCGATGGGGTTTTCACTGGAGGCGCATGAGGCCCATGATATCGCCCGCCTTGGCGTGCGGATCACCAATGCCGCGAATGCCGCGATCCGGTTTGAGCACCCCGAGAACCCCGATTGGCAGCATTTCTCATTTTGCCTTTTTGCCGGGCCAGTCACCCGCGACGCGACCGGTCTGCGCGCCGGGGCGGCGGTGGCGATCCAGCCCGGCAAGGTGGACCGTTCGCCCACTGGCACCGCACTCTGCGCGCGGATGGCCCTGCTGCACGCGCGGGGGGAAATGGGGCTGGAGGACAGTCTGACCACCGTGTCGCTGATCGGTTCGACCTTCACAGGGCGGATCTTGGGCGAGACGCGCGTGGGCGATCATCCGGCGATCCTTCCCGAACTCTCTGGGCGGGGCTGGGTCACAGGCATCCACCAGCACATGCTAGACCCCGATGACCCGTGGCCCGGCGGCTACCGACTGTCCGACACTTGGGGGGCACGCGGTTAG
- a CDS encoding 4-hydroxyproline epimerase, translated as MTQHTFPCIDGHTCGNPVRLVTGGAPLLKGANMLEKRAHFLAEYDWIRTGLMFEPRGHDQMSGAILYPPTRDDCDIAVLFIETSGCLPMCGHGTIGTVTIALENGLVTPATPGQLRLETPAGRVDVTYRQEGRFVEEVRLTNVPAFLHSEGLTAEVDGLGEVVVDVAYGGNFYAIVEPQKNFRDMADFSVSELVGLSPKLRAALNAKYEFIHPEHPAINGLSHILWTGAAQAPEAHARNAVFYGDKAIDRSPCGTGTSARMAQLAAKGKLKVGDDFVHESIIGSMFKGRVEAAAEVAGKPAIIPSIAGWARVTGFNTIFIDERDPFAHGFVVT; from the coding sequence ATGACGCAACACACATTTCCTTGTATCGACGGCCATACCTGCGGCAATCCGGTACGGCTCGTCACCGGCGGCGCGCCACTGCTTAAGGGCGCGAACATGCTGGAAAAGCGCGCGCATTTTCTGGCGGAATACGACTGGATTCGCACCGGTCTGATGTTCGAGCCGCGCGGCCATGACCAGATGTCCGGCGCGATCCTTTACCCGCCAACGCGCGACGACTGCGACATCGCCGTGCTCTTCATCGAAACCTCAGGCTGCCTGCCGATGTGCGGCCATGGCACCATCGGCACCGTCACCATCGCGCTGGAAAACGGGTTGGTCACGCCCGCCACCCCCGGACAGTTGCGCCTTGAGACCCCCGCCGGGCGGGTCGATGTGACCTACCGCCAAGAGGGGCGTTTCGTCGAAGAAGTACGGCTGACCAATGTGCCCGCCTTCCTCCATTCCGAAGGGCTGACGGCCGAGGTCGACGGATTGGGCGAAGTGGTGGTCGACGTGGCTTATGGCGGGAACTTCTATGCCATCGTCGAGCCGCAGAAGAATTTTCGCGACATGGCGGATTTTTCGGTTTCCGAGCTGGTCGGTCTCAGCCCCAAACTCCGCGCGGCACTCAATGCGAAATACGAATTCATCCACCCCGAACACCCGGCGATCAACGGGTTGAGCCACATCCTTTGGACCGGTGCCGCCCAAGCGCCCGAGGCCCACGCCCGCAACGCGGTCTTCTACGGCGACAAGGCGATCGACCGCTCCCCCTGCGGCACCGGCACCTCGGCGCGGATGGCTCAGCTTGCGGCCAAGGGGAAGCTGAAGGTGGGCGACGACTTCGTGCATGAATCCATCATCGGGTCGATGTTCAAGGGCCGCGTCGAAGCGGCGGCGGAGGTGGCGGGAAAGCCCGCGATCATCCCCTCTATCGCAGGTTGGGCGCGGGTCACCGGCTTTAACACCATCTTTATCGACGAGCGCGACCCCTTCGCGCATGGCTTTGTCGTCACCTGA
- a CDS encoding aconitase family protein, producing MAQIIVPAEAKGAVLASSEGLSFWGGVDPASGKVIDAHHPLCGQSLAGKIVLMPTSRGSCTGSGVLLELALNGHAPAALVFREAEDILTLGALIAGKMFDKPLAVLRLGAKDYDLLAKARSARITPEMLSTDEWVLPLSDKPARDLHLTAEDQAMLDGAHGPAVQLAMEITCTMARGQGAERLVDVTRVHIDGCIYASPANLLFAQTMADMGSQVRVPTTMNAISVDHGNWRAQGVPPDFGLPASRLADAYVTMGARPSFTCAPYQLPAPPERGEFIAWSESNAVIYANSVLGARTVKHPDFLDLCIALTARAPLSGVYLDEHRAPRRVIDVTLPAQYDEAIWPMLGWLAGQAAPDRSPLLRGLETAAPNEDDLKALCAAFGTTSAAPMLHVAGVTPEADLPPVAKADTLRITPQDLRRVWRQFNAGPAQVDLVAFGSPHFSLAECRALDAALAGRKRHPDTAVIVTLGHDTLTAARDDGTVARLEAAGVQVVPDICWCSISEPVFPPSAKVLMTNSGKYAHYAPGLSGRAVRFGSIADCVEAAVTGQAGEALPKWLAEEETNDA from the coding sequence ATGGCGCAAATTATCGTTCCCGCCGAGGCCAAAGGCGCGGTGCTCGCATCCTCCGAGGGGCTGAGTTTCTGGGGTGGCGTCGATCCGGCCAGCGGCAAGGTCATCGACGCGCATCACCCGCTGTGCGGTCAGTCGCTGGCGGGGAAGATCGTGTTGATGCCCACCAGCCGGGGGTCTTGCACCGGCAGTGGCGTGCTGTTGGAACTGGCGCTGAATGGCCATGCCCCTGCTGCCCTCGTGTTTCGCGAGGCCGAAGACATCCTGACCTTGGGGGCGCTGATCGCGGGCAAAATGTTCGACAAGCCGCTCGCGGTACTGCGCCTCGGCGCAAAGGACTACGACCTGCTCGCCAAAGCGCGCAGCGCGCGGATTACGCCGGAGATGCTGAGCACGGATGAGTGGGTTCTGCCCCTGTCGGACAAGCCCGCCCGCGATCTGCATCTCACCGCTGAGGATCAAGCAATGCTGGACGGAGCCCACGGCCCGGCCGTGCAACTGGCGATGGAGATCACCTGCACCATGGCGCGCGGGCAGGGGGCCGAGCGGCTGGTCGACGTGACGCGCGTGCATATCGACGGCTGCATCTACGCCAGCCCCGCCAACCTGCTTTTTGCGCAGACCATGGCCGATATGGGATCACAGGTGCGCGTGCCGACCACGATGAACGCGATCTCGGTCGATCACGGCAATTGGCGCGCCCAAGGCGTGCCGCCAGATTTCGGCCTGCCCGCCAGCCGTCTGGCCGACGCCTATGTTACCATGGGCGCGCGGCCCAGTTTTACCTGCGCGCCCTACCAACTGCCCGCCCCGCCCGAGCGTGGCGAGTTCATCGCGTGGTCGGAATCCAACGCGGTGATCTATGCCAATAGCGTGCTTGGCGCGCGGACGGTGAAACATCCCGACTTCCTCGATCTCTGCATAGCGCTCACGGCGCGCGCGCCGCTCTCGGGGGTCTATCTGGATGAACACCGCGCCCCACGCCGTGTGATCGATGTGACATTGCCCGCGCAATATGACGAGGCGATTTGGCCGATGCTCGGCTGGCTGGCGGGGCAGGCAGCGCCAGACCGGAGCCCGCTGCTGCGCGGGCTGGAAACCGCTGCGCCGAACGAGGATGACCTCAAAGCGCTCTGCGCCGCCTTTGGCACCACCTCCGCCGCGCCGATGCTGCATGTGGCTGGCGTCACGCCCGAAGCCGATCTGCCCCCCGTGGCTAAGGCCGATACGCTGCGCATCACGCCCCAAGACCTGCGCCGTGTCTGGCGGCAATTCAACGCGGGGCCTGCGCAGGTCGATCTCGTGGCCTTCGGCAGCCCGCATTTCTCGCTCGCGGAATGCCGAGCTTTGGATGCGGCTCTGGCCGGGCGAAAACGTCACCCAGACACGGCGGTTATCGTCACCCTTGGGCATGACACGCTCACGGCGGCGCGCGACGACGGCACCGTGGCGCGGCTCGAAGCAGCAGGGGTGCAGGTCGTGCCCGACATCTGCTGGTGCTCGATTTCCGAGCCGGTCTTCCCGCCCTCGGCCAAGGTGTTGATGACCAACTCGGGCAAATACGCCCATTACGCTCCGGGCCTTTCGGGCCGTGCGGTGCGCTTTGGCAGTATCGCCGATTGCGTGGAGGCCGCCGTGACCGGGCAGGCCGGAGAGGCTTTGCCGAAATGGCTGGCCGAAGAGGAAACAAACGATGCGTAG